From Slackia heliotrinireducens DSM 20476:
ATGAACATGCGCATGATTAGAAGCTGCCCTGGCACTTTTCCCGAAGCGAACAGAATCTTGAAGCCTATCGCCCTGGCGAGTTTTCCTGAAACAAAAGCAGTTATTTTGGCTAACGCTCGCAAGCGAAAAGATGTCGTAGAAATGTTCTCGCTATATGAAGAAAAGCATTATAAGCCATGCGCGATGATGGCTTGCTCCCTCATCGAAGGCGAGATCATCAACTGGAAGATTGCGAAAACCCGAACCCGGAGGGTCAATTCTAAACCGACATCACTAACCATAGCCGAAGACGTCGCCTCATCGCAGCAAGCCATGGTCGATCTTGTAAGCACGATTGCAGCGTACGATCACTTTTTTAGAAACACTCATCCGTTCAATAGAGCGCTGGAAGGCGAGCTGAACAGAAACTTCCTGATGCACGGGATGATGCACAAGGAGGTCACCCAGGTTGCTTGCCTGAAGCTTTTTTACCTTTTGGAAAAGGTTGCGGTGCTTCTACCGTCTTGCGCCGTCAACGGATAAGTGGAGAGGGTGTCAGGAAGAGTCCGATGCAGACCTTGGATGTGCGTGACCCCTCGGCGCTAGCATCTTGTCATACCTTGCGCCGAGGGGCTGCCCGGGGCCGCTAGGCCCCGGGCCGTCAAGCCTTGGGGCGAGGTCTTACCCCAGCGGCGTGATCGCGTTGATGTGGTGGCGGATGAGCGCCCGGCTCTCCCCGAGGATGAGCACGCCCACGATGTCGTATCGGACCTCGGTGTTGCTCAGGTCGGCCTCGGCCAGGTAAGCCGCGGCGATGCGCTCGAAGGCCTTGCGGTCCGGCGCCTCCTCCGGGATGCCCTCGCCGGCGTTCTCGCTGACCTCGCAGTCGATGAAGACCAGCGCGTCGTCCTCGTCGGTGGCGATGAAGTCGACGGAGTCCCTGCCGTGGCACCAGCCGTCCTCGAGGATCTCGTAGCCCTTGAGCTCCAGATAGCGCCTGACGCCCTGCTTCGCCCTCTGAATCGTTGCCTCCATGATTGACCTCCTTTGGTGTTGCGGCCCGCCCCTGTGGCGAACCTTGTGGCGCCTCGTCCGCTCCGGTTCCCGGAGGATGCAAGGGAGGAAGCGAAACCCGGAGGGCTCGAGTTTTTCTGGCGCCTTCTTGGGATTCCCCAGAAAAAGTTTTCGCGGCCCTTGCGGCCGTGAGGGGTTCGGTGCGAACGTGAGCGTCCAAGGAGAGCGCAGGGCGGGTCAGCGGCCCTCAGGAGGGCTTCTGGAGGCTCTCAGAGGGTGATGCGGGTCGTCCGGTGCGTGCGATCATGGCGAGATTTCGAGCACGGTAGTTCGATGCGGGCTTCATGTTCCGTCGCCCGACTGTCGCGACTGGCTTTCTGCAGAGGCCAGTGCCGCCGGGGTTTTCCGAAAGGCATCAGATCCGCATGGTCATCAAAGCGCTGCGGCCTCCTGCCATATGAGGCTGCGCTTTCCGAGGCTGCGCGTCGCAGGCGTGCCATTTTCGAAGAGCGCGCTTCCGCACCATGCTGCAATCGCATTGCTGGGGTTCTCGCCCCAAGGCTTGAACGGGGCTACTGCACCGCGCCCACAGAGCCCTCGGCGGTCGAAATGGTTTCATTCCGAAGCCCGTCGGATTTGCCCTCTGCGATGGAGAGCACCTCTTGGAGCGACTCGTCCGCGAAATCGAGTGCCTTCAAGATGACGAAGCCCGCGTTGGGGCTGTCGCCGAGGTCGAATACGCCGGCCACGATGATGTCCTGAACGCCCTTCACGATGCACTGGACGTCGTAGGCGCGGTCGTACAGATTCGTTTCCATATGATCACCCCCTTTCGAACGTAATCGTGCGAGCATGTCGTGACTCGAACGTGACCATTCGCGCACGGATGCGTGACATGAGAAAGAAAAGACCGGCGCCCCAGTTCGGGACGCCGGTCTGAGCGGCTGTTATGCGGATGCGGCTATCCGCGCGGCTTGATCCTCGCCATCGGTCCATGGACGTAGTTGTTGGAGTTCCAGGAGAAGTCCCCGTCGTGATCCATCCAGGCGACGTAGGGCAGGTCCGGGTAGGTGACCTCGGTCTTGCCGTTTTCGC
This genomic window contains:
- a CDS encoding YraN family protein; amino-acid sequence: MEATIQRAKQGVRRYLELKGYEILEDGWCHGRDSVDFIATDEDDALVFIDCEVSENAGEGIPEEAPDRKAFERIAAAYLAEADLSNTEVRYDIVGVLILGESRALIRHHINAITPLG